A genome region from Dendrosporobacter quercicolus includes the following:
- a CDS encoding beta-ketoacyl synthase N-terminal-like domain-containing protein encodes MLDVKLKELVALLTKEQQQSLYEAFTQQKAKQLEPQQYDIAIIGLGGRYPQSDSHYEFWIKLQQGTNFVQEVPISRWNHSEYYDSQIGKTFIPHKTRCKFGAFLKTHDKFDAAFFDLYPDDVFFMDPQERIALETTWSCIEDAGYTPAKLGKDVGIFSGMTYSEYQKLIPISSHCYVLNSRIAYFFDFQGPAVTSDAGSCSSLIAIHLACQSLMRKECQTALVIGVNVILHPDHYTSASHMLSPTIKPCSSPFGSDDGWIPAEGVVSILLKPLKQALQDKDNIYAVIKSSHICQEGKTSWFMSSSPKQQAKLIQDNFEKSGIHPETISYVEPAANGSLLGDAIELEGLTAAFSRFTNKKEFCPIGSIKSYVGHGEGVSTLLQLTKVLLQFKSKTLIPLINFEKTNFNIKIENSPFYFQATTQKWEPPIIEINKKQFTLPRRATISSFGAGGNIGHLILEEHIATDILKQTLDYYFIPLSSKTADQLEETAKKYIEFFEQYQNWDSEWKSNYTLLNIMYTLCIGRIPFQERVVFIVNNLETLVKQLHQFKRKDSNLNIITKHKDSTVNARNGNNQSQIPGYIKNQSWNDLAKLWVQGENIDWEVFFNLYNVRHISLPTYCFQRQSFPIPKPTRP; translated from the coding sequence ATGCTGGATGTAAAACTAAAAGAACTAGTAGCTCTACTAACAAAAGAACAGCAGCAATCTTTATATGAAGCGTTTACTCAGCAGAAAGCAAAACAGTTAGAACCTCAACAGTATGATATTGCTATTATCGGATTAGGTGGCCGGTATCCTCAGTCAGATAGTCATTATGAATTTTGGATTAAACTTCAACAAGGAACAAATTTCGTCCAGGAAGTCCCTATAAGTCGCTGGAATCATAGTGAATACTATGATTCTCAGATTGGTAAAACATTTATTCCTCATAAAACGCGTTGTAAATTTGGTGCTTTTCTGAAAACACATGATAAATTTGATGCAGCTTTTTTTGATTTATATCCTGATGACGTGTTCTTTATGGATCCCCAGGAGCGAATTGCTTTAGAGACTACATGGTCCTGTATCGAAGATGCGGGTTATACCCCTGCAAAGTTAGGAAAAGATGTGGGGATATTTTCCGGAATGACCTATAGTGAGTATCAAAAACTAATCCCTATTTCAAGTCATTGCTATGTACTAAACAGTAGGATAGCTTATTTTTTTGACTTCCAAGGACCAGCAGTAACTTCAGATGCAGGCAGTTGCTCTTCTTTAATAGCTATACACTTGGCATGTCAAAGCTTAATGAGAAAAGAATGTCAAACAGCACTTGTCATCGGAGTGAATGTTATACTGCACCCTGACCATTATACAAGCGCATCTCATATGCTTAGTCCAACAATTAAACCATGTTCTAGTCCCTTTGGAAGCGATGATGGCTGGATTCCAGCTGAGGGAGTTGTATCTATATTACTAAAACCCTTGAAACAAGCTTTACAGGACAAGGATAATATTTATGCAGTTATCAAATCCAGTCATATTTGTCAAGAAGGTAAAACATCCTGGTTTATGTCGTCCAGCCCAAAGCAGCAAGCGAAACTTATTCAGGATAATTTTGAGAAGTCCGGGATACATCCCGAAACCATCAGTTACGTAGAACCAGCCGCAAATGGATCATTGCTAGGTGATGCCATAGAACTGGAAGGATTAACGGCAGCATTTAGCCGATTTACGAATAAGAAGGAGTTTTGTCCTATTGGCTCAATCAAGTCTTATGTAGGGCATGGTGAAGGAGTATCTACGTTACTTCAATTAACAAAAGTATTATTGCAGTTTAAATCTAAAACGCTTATTCCGCTAATTAATTTTGAAAAAACTAATTTCAATATAAAGATCGAGAACTCTCCTTTTTATTTTCAGGCAACAACCCAAAAGTGGGAACCTCCTATAATAGAAATTAACAAGAAACAATTTACACTTCCTCGTCGAGCAACAATATCATCTTTTGGCGCTGGCGGTAATATTGGTCATCTCATTTTAGAAGAACATATCGCAACGGATATTCTAAAACAGACATTAGATTATTATTTTATTCCGCTATCATCTAAAACAGCCGATCAACTGGAAGAAACTGCAAAAAAATACATTGAATTTTTTGAACAGTATCAAAATTGGGATTCAGAATGGAAATCTAATTACACGCTTTTAAATATAATGTATACGCTTTGTATTGGTAGAATACCCTTTCAGGAACGAGTAGTGTTTATTGTTAATAATCTCGAAACTTTAGTGAAACAACTTCATCAATTTAAAAGAAAAGATAGTAATTTAAATATTATTACAAAACATAAAGATAGCACAGTCAATGCAAGAAATGGAAACAATCAGTCCCAGATTCCAGGCTACATAAAAAACCAATCATGGAATGATTTGGCTAAGCTATGGGTTCAGGGTGAAAATATTGATTGGGAAGTGTTCTTTAATTTATATAATGTACGGCACATATCATTACCGACATATTGCTTTCAACGACAATCTTTTCCTATCCCGAAACCGACGCGTCCCTAA